One segment of Anastrepha obliqua isolate idAnaObli1 chromosome 3, idAnaObli1_1.0, whole genome shotgun sequence DNA contains the following:
- the LOC129241513 gene encoding long-chain fatty acid transport protein 4-like, protein MSAAFEEGSRIVNAADKLDTANGKAIEKGQPPCTGYEEGNSKSSEKEQYAVHTTINIDEDQKNHINENHQQRCSNGMKPNHSTILTKQQHTTCKAHSKTKQRILVTLTISITVTVVVLLWYFFGWLSGVPAMFAAIFVMMLVIVGWRWFYIAAMTSKRDIVALCAYIRLLLLIKRCERRNLSIGDIFQKNVENHPDKLAIISETQSWTFLQLNEFSNRIADIFNSHGYKKGDVVGLMLENRADYIGLWLGLSKCGIITALINTNLKGPSLLHSITVAKCAALIYGEDFVDAIESIATDITAKFYQFNNEISKPVRHSAEDLATLLHSSTHDNPLPSSAQHPNHHDKLMYIYTSGTTGLPKAAVISHSRYIFIAAGIHYALNFKNKDVYYTPLPLYHTAGGVMSMGQALLFGSTVVIRKKFSASGYFADCVRFNCTIAQYIGEMARYILATPPSELDRKHKIRMVFGNGLRPQIWPRFVERFNIPKVGEFYGATEGNANIMNNDNTVGAIGFISRIIPQIYPISIIKADPDTGELIRGADGFCQRCEPGECGVFIGRIIKGNPSREFLGYVDENASTKKIARDVFKKGDMAFLSGDLLTSDERGYLFFMDRTGDTFRWKGENVSTSEVEAQVSNVTSYKDTIVYGVTIPQTEGRAGMAAIYDPERQVELERFTEDISKMLPAYARPQFIRFLTKIDLTGTYKLRKVDLQKEGYNPNVIKDALYYQTNSGHYELLTSEIFEKINRGEIRF, encoded by the exons GCCATTGAAAAAGGTCAGCCGCCGTGTACGGGGTATGAAGAAGGGAATTCTAAAAGCAGTGAGAAAGAGCAATACGCAGTTCATACGACCATTAACATTGATGAGGACCAGAAGAACCATATTAATGAAAACCATCAACAAAGGTGCAGCAATGGAATGAAACCAAACCACTCCACAATActtacaaaacaacaacacacaacTTGTAAAGCGCATTCGAAGACCAAACAGAGAATACTTGTAACGCTTACAATAAGCATAACAGTAACTGTTGTTGTGCTGCTGTGGTATTTCTTCGGTTGGCTGAGCGGCGTGCCGGCAATGTTCGCTGCTATATTTGTTATGATGTTGGTGATAGTAGGATGGCGTTGGTTCTATATTGCCGCCATGACGTCCAAACGTGATATTGT tGCATTGTGTGCCTACATACGGCTGCTTTTGCTTATAAAGAGATGTGAGCGAAGGAATTTATCCATAGGCGATATATTTCAAAAGAATGTGGAAAACCATCCTGATAAACTGGCCATTATTAGCGAGACACAGTCGTGGACATTTCTACAACTAAATGAGTTCTCCAATCGAATTGCCGATATATTTAACAGTCACGGCTATAAAAAAGGTGATGTGGTTGGTTTAATGTTGGAAAATCGCGCAGACTACATTGGCCTCTGGTTGGGTCTCTCAAAATGTGGGATCATAACCGCTCTTATCAACACCAACTTGAAGGGACCATCATTGCTGCACAGCATCACAGTGGCTAAATGCGCAGCTCTTATATATGGTGAAGATTTTGTTGATGCAATTGAAAGTATAGCGACTGATATTACTGCAAAATTCTACCaatttaataatgaaataagtaaGCCAGTAAGACATTCAGCAGAGGACTTGGCCACTTTGCTACACTCATCTACACACGACAATCCGCTACCCAGCTCAGCGCAACATCCAAATCACCACGATAAATTGATGTACATTTACACCTCTGGCACAACTGGCTTACCAAAAGCGGCAGTAATTTCTCATTCAAG atATATATTCATTGCAGCTGGTATTCATTACGCTctgaattttaaaaacaaagatGTATATTACACCCCGCTACCACTGTACCATACAGCTGGTGGCGTTATGAGTATGGGGCAGGCCTTACTTTTTGGCTCTACTGTTGTTATTCGGAAAAAATTCTCAGCTTCGGGATATTTTGCTGACTGTGTTCGTTTTAATTGCACG ATTGCCCAATACATAGGCGAAATGGCCAGATATATCTTAGCCACACCACCGTCTGAACTCGACCGAAAGCACAAAATTCGTATGGTCTTTGGCAATGGTTTGCGTCCGCAAATTTGGCCACGTTTTGTGGAACGCTTCAATATTCCAAAAGTGGGCGAGTTCTATGGTGCCACTGAGGGCAATGCCAACATAATGAACAATGACAATACTGTCGGCGCCATTGGCTTTATTTCTCGCATAATTCCACAAATATATCCAATATCTATTATAAAAGCTGATCCAGATACGGGTGAACTCATTCGTGGCGCAGATGGTTTTTGTCAACGCTGTGAACCAGGCGAGTGCGGAGTATTTATTGGCAGAATCATAAAAGGCAATCCCTCTCGCGAGTTTCTGGGATATGTGGATGAGAATGCCTCAACGAAGAAAATTGCGCGCGATGTATTTAAAAAGGGTGATATGGCATTTCTCTCTGGTGATCTACTGACGTCTGATGAACGCGGTTACCTATTCTTTATGGATCGGACAGGCGACACATTTCGTTGGAAAGGAGAAAACGTATCAACTAGTGAGGTAGAAGCGCAGGTTAGTAATGTTACCAGCTATAAGGACACAATTGTCTACGGCGTAACGATACCGCAAACAGAGGGAAGAGCTGGAATGGCTGCCATTTACGATCCAGAGCGGCAGGTAGAGCTTGAGCGTTTCACAGAGGATATATCTAAGATGCTGCCTGCGTATGCTAGACCGCAATTCATAagatttttaactaaaattgatCTCACTGGCACATACAAATTGCGCAAAGTTGATCTGCAAAAAGAAGGTTACAACCCTAATGTTATTAAGGATGCTCTTTATTATCAAACGAATTCAGGGCACTATGAATTACTTACtagtgaaatttttgaaaaaataaacagagGGGAAATTcgattttag